Genomic DNA from Desulfocurvus vexinensis DSM 17965:
GACCCGACGCGGACTTGCCGGGCAGGTCGATCTGGGTCACGTCGCCGGTGACCACGGCGCGCGAGCCGAAGCCCAGGCGCGTGAGGAACATTTTCATCTGCTCGGGGGTGGTGTTCTGGGCCTCGTCGAGGATGATGAAGGCGTCGTTAAGCGTGCGCCCGCGCATGAAGGCCAGGGGCGCGATCTCGATGACCCCGGTCTCCAGCATCTCCTGGACCTTGGCGAAGTCCAGCATGTCGTGCAGGGCGTCGTAGAGCGGGCGCAGGTAGGGGTTGACCTTCTCCACCATGTCGCCGGGCAGAAAGCCGAGCTTCTCCCCGGCCTCCACCGCCGGGCGGGTGAGCACGATGCGCTTGACCTCGCGCCCCAGCAGGCACGACACGGCCAGGGCCACGGCGAGGTAGGTCTTGCCCGTGCCTGCCGGGCCGATGCCGAAGGTCAGGTCGTTCTCGCGAATGGCCTGCATGTAGTCGCGCTGGCCCAGGGTCTTGGGGCTCACGCGGCGCTTGGGCGAGGCCGCGAAGACCTCGGAGCTGAAGACCTCGCCGAGCTGCGCCGAGGGCTCGCGCTCGAGCACGCCCAGGGCCAGGTCCACATCGCGCGGAAACACGGGCCGCCCGGCCTTGACCTGGGCGTAGAGCTGCACCAGCAGGTTGGCGGCGCGGTTCACGCCGTCTTCGGTGCCGTGCAGATGCACGCGGTTGCCCCGCGAGGACACGCCCACGCCGCAGCCCCTGGCCACGGCGGCCAGGTTCGCCTCCTGGGCGCCGAACAGCTCGCGCGCCAGATCGCAGTCCTCGAATTCCAGGGACCGTTCGTGGCAGGATGCCTTGGCCATGCAACCCCCGGTTTGGCCCTTGCGGGCCCCTTGTGCATACGCCTTGTGCCGGGCGGCGTCCATGGGGCCGCAACCCGCGCCGGGCGTATGGATTGTCGTTTTGCCCTTGCGGGCCGGGCCTTGCCTGGAGCCGCCCTTGCGGGCCAGGGGCGGGCTCACGGCCCGTCCTCGGCCAGCCGCGCCTCCAGGTCCGGGTCGGGGTCCACGGCCAGGGTCCGCTCCAGGCGGTCCACCGTGACCTTGCCCGGCCCGCCGCCGGAAACGGCGCGCACATGGCGCACCTGGGCGCAGAGCACCTCGGCCCGGGCTCCGGCGGCATGGCTGCGCAGGGCCGCCAGCCCGGCGGCCTCGGCCAGGCTCGTCTCGGGCACGGGCTGGTCGGGAAACTCGCGGCGCAGGATGACGTGCGCCCCGGGCCCGTGGGCCGCGTGGAACCACAGGTCGAAGGGGCTGGCCAGCTTGCGCAGGTCGTGGTTGGCCCGCGCGCTCTTGCCGCGCAGGACCACGAAGCCGTCGCTGGTGCGAAAACGCGCCACCCCCGGCACGGCCCCGGCGGGGCGGCGCACGGCGTGGCGCTCGGCCTTGCGGGGGGCGTCGTCGCCGCCCCTGCGCTCCGGGGGCAGCTCCCCGCGCTCTGCTGCGGCCAGCTCCGCGCGCAATTGCCCCTCGCGCCCGGTCAGAAATTCCAGCCCCCGCCGCCCCTTGGCCGCCAGCCGGAACAGGCGCTCCATGTTCTCCAGCAGGGTCAGCCGCCGGTCCAGGGCGATGCGCCGGGTGCCGCCGTCGGCCTGGGGGGCGTCCAGATAAGGGCGTTTGTCGTGCTTGTCAAATTGGTAGAGCACCGCGCGCAGGGCCTCGGCCTCGGCGCCGCGGGCCACCAGACCCTCCAGGCGCGCGCGGTCGGCCTCCAGGGCGCCCAGGGCGCGGCGCGCGCGGGCCAGGGCCGCGTCCTGGCGCTTGTGCGCGGCGGCCTCGGCCAGGGCCGTGAGGTGCGGGAACAGCGTCGCCTGCCCGAAGAACCCGGCGGCGTCGAGCACGTCGTCGAACCCGTGCTCCGCCAGCCCCGCGCGCAGCTGTGGGGGCAGGCGCCAGGCCAGCAGCCGGGGCCGCGCCGCACCAGCCGCGCCGCCCCCGCCCGCCGCGTCGTCCGCCTGGGGCAGGTAGGCAAAAAACCGCGCGCAGCCGCCCCGGCGCACGGCGTCCAGCACGGCCTGGTCGCGCCCCGGGGGCGAGGCCGCCAGCAGGCGGCGCAGGTCGCGGGTGATCTGCGGGTGGGCACGCCAGACCTCGCGGTCGTCGCGCACCTGGGCGGCGTCCGGCCAGGAGGGTTCGACGCCGAAGCCCGGGGGCAGCACGTCGGCCAGGTCCGGCTCGCCCCCCGGCCCGAGGACCAGCCAGCGCCCCGGCCCGGGCGACAGCTCCAGGGCCAGCAGCCGCGCGGGCCAGTCCATGGTCCAGGCCGTCAGGCGGCGGCCCGTGAGGCGCTTGCGCAGCCACATGCAGCGCGCCGAGGGCTCGGCGGGGTTCTCGGGCTTGTGGGTGCAGGCCAGCAGCAGCCCTGCGGCGCCGCCCGTGCGCAGCAGCACATACGGCGCGCCCCCGGCGGCCTGGAGGGTCAGGGTCCAGACGCCGGGGGCGGGGCTGTGGAGCTTCTCGAGGCGCCGGCCCACGAGCGTGGGGCCCAGGGCGGCGGCGAGACAGCGGAACAGGTTGGCTTCCATACGGGCGGCCTACTCGCCGCGCACCTGCTCCTCCTCCTCCTGACGGCTCTTGCAGTTGATGCACAGCGTGGTCACCGGGCGGGCCTTGAGGCGTTCCACCGAGATGTCCTCGCCGCACTCCTCGCAGATGCCGAAGGAACCGTCGTCGATGCGGTGCAGGGTCTGCTGGATCTTCTTGATCAGCTTGCGCTCGCGGTCGCGCAGGCGCAGCGTGAAGGAGCGGTCGGACTCGGCGGTGGCGCGGTCGGCGGGATCGGCGTAGACCTCGGGCGACTCGACCATATCCTCGATGGTTTCCTCGCCCTTGCGCAGGATCTCATCGAGCATCTGATTCAGGTACTTGCGGAAGAATTCGATATCCTTTGCGTCCATGGCGGATCCTCCGGGTGGGTGCCTGCCAGAGGCGGCGTGCATGCTGTCGGGGAAGGGGTCTTCTTACTTCATCTTCTCTTGAAAAGTAAACCCCTGCGTATTAGCGTGGCAGGCTCGGCGGTTACGGCCCGGGAGCCGGGCCATTCCGGCGAAGGCCACGGGAGGGCGCATGGACGAGGATACGGCAATCCGGCGGCGGGACCAGGGCGCCGCGACCCAGGCCGCGCTGCTGCGCGCCGTGCTGGACGCGGCCCTGGCCGAGCCCGACCGGCCCGTGCTGCGCGCGGCCCTGGGCGCGGCCATGGCTGGCGTGGAGCTGGGCGGCCCCGGCGCGCCCCGGGCGGGCGTGGCCTCGCGCATCGACGCCGACCCCGGCGCCGGGGCGCCCCGGGTTCCGGAGTCGGCCCACGCCCTGGCGGCCTGGCTGGCGACGCCCCCACCGCTGACGCCGGGGGCCGCGTCCCTCGGGCTGGCCGCCGTGAACGCCCTGCTGCCCGTGCCCCCTGGCGCCACGCCGGGCAAGGGCCAGGACCTGCTCCTGGCCCTGGGCCGGGGGGCCCGCGTGGTGGTGGTCGGCCATTTCCCCTTCGTGGAGCGCCTGGGCGGGGCCTTCGCGGCCCTTGCCGTGCTGGAGCTGGCCCCGCGCCCGGGCGACCTGCCTGCGGCGCGCGCCGCCGAGGTGCTGCCCGGGGCGGACGTGGTGGCCATCACCGGCACCACCCTGCACAACGGCACCCTGGGCGGGCTGCTCGCCCTGTGCCGCCCCGGGGCGCGGGTGGTGCTGCTGGGCCCAAGCGCCCCCCTGGCCCCGGCCCTGCTGGGCCTGGGCATCGACGCCCTGGCCGGGGCCGTGGCCCGCGACCCGCGCGCCGTGCTGGACGGCGTGGCCCGCAGCCTGCCCATGCGCCGCCTGGAGGGCATGGACGCCGTGGTCCTGGCCCGGGAGAATTTTTTTGGCCTTTCGAGTTGACAGGGGCAGCCGACGCGGATAGAAGGTCTCTCGCTTCACGACGCACCCCTGAGCGGGAGTAACTCAGTGGTAGAGTGCAACCTTGCCAAGGTTGAAGTCGCGAGTTCAAATCTCGTCTCCCGCTCCACAAGGCACCCACTGCGCCGCCCCCTCCGGGCGGCGTCTTTTTTTGGTGCGCCCAACCCGGGCGGACCGTTGGCAAAAGCATGAGGGCAGCAAGGCCAGCCCGGGCGGGTGCCTGCGGCCCTCCCCCACGACGGGCCGCGCCAGGGCCGGGGCCTGAACGGCACAACCCCGGGCCGGGGGCGGCAGTGTCAGGTGAATACTATCTCTGTACAACTAAGGCAAAGATGGCGAACCTCAATTCTCTCCCTCCGTCTCCCACTCTGAAAAAACTACGACACATCCGCAACACCTTCAACAAGCGGCAAGCAGTGATTCCCCTTCCAAAGGCACGGCCCCTTCATCATCAGCCGAGTGTTGAGGACCCTGAGGCCCTTCCTGATTTGATCGTCCTCAAGTAGCCCTAAAGCAGCCTCGAAGCCAGCAGCAATGAACGCGGTCTGATCATGTCCGCCACTTTTATACTTGTGCCCCCATAGCTTTACTCCGGAGTGGCCTGCGACTTGATCGCCTAATTCTTTTGGTAGTGCATCGATCGGAGAGGACGCAGCATGGAATGAAATGGCCAACGGAATATTATCGCCGTTGAACACCATGTCCTGTGCAACAGTCAGGACTTCCTGCCTATATATATTGACCCTTGCAATGGTAGGGAGTTTGTACTTGATGCTCTTGTATCCTGCAGGGGATAGACAGCTGCCACCCCAGAAGGACATCTCTGTCTTTCGCCAATCGAGCACGGTTGCATCCAGATAATATCGCAAAAAATGGAGAGTGTCTGCGGCAACCGGAAACCCCATGAATCTTCTGTAAATATCTTTGTAACTGCTATACAGCGATTGGTTGACGGGGCGCTCGCATTTCTCTTGTTGCAAGCCCTGTCCAGCGATCCATGCTTTCCGCCGCGCAGGCTCCACCACCAGGTCCAGATCGGATGCCCCCTGGGGGATGCTGGAGTGTTCAATGTTGCGAAGCACAAATCCCTGCGCTTCGAGCGTATGGATGATCTCCTCTTCGAGGGGGCGCCGCCGCTCCTGTGCTTCCAGCACATAGGAGAAATACACGATGTCGTCGTACTTCTTTCTGTGCTGCGAAAAACGTTTGGGGATGTCGCTGCTTTCACCGACATAAAACTCACCGTCAGCAAATCCAAGGATATACAACCCGCAACGGTCTTTGCCTGGGAATAACTGGCCGACGGACCAAGCGTTCTCGACCTGAGTGAAGGCCGAGAAGCCCCATGAGGCTAACACGCTGTAAATAGTCTCCAAGTCCATTATATCAGCCCCCACTCCTAATGCCCCTAGACATCTATCCATACATAATCATACCATATTTTTTCAATATACTCGCGCAGGGCGGAGAACCGCTCCGCCTGGAAAAACTCCGCCATTGTCGTAATGCCCAGCTTCCTTGTGTTGAAAACGACGACGCTCTGCGTCCCCAGTTCGCGGTTATCGTAAATGACAATCGTATATATCCTGGAAAAGTAATCCTTCTTTTCATGGAAGATGGCGTCCGGGCTGTCAGCCGTTGGCGCGAAGTCGTCGATGTCGAACCGGCACAAATCCATGAGCCCGGCCAAACGGCCCGTCTTTTTATCGACGTAGCTCATGTTGAAGTACGGATCATGCACCACCCAGGAATTGCTGTCCTTGTCCAGAACTTCGAGGAATGTGTGCCCGATGAATCTCCCGTCATTATTCAAACACAATCCATGCACAATGCGGGATTCAATGCTAATGTTGAAGAGAATGTTGCGCAGGAAGTAGGCGCGGCTGTCACATTTCAGGAGCGGCCTGGGCCCCTTGCCAGCCAAGAAATCCTCCACCATTGAATACATGACGGAAATCTTGTCCCTGTATTCCACGGCAAAAGCCCTGACAGAACTCTCGTGTATCAATGCCCTGTAGTAGCTGCTCGTCTCCTGGCAGGAACCGGTTTGGGAATCCCTGGCCTTTGCGAGTATCGGACTGTCAAATGTCTTGAAGAAGTCCTTCTCCAGGTAAGTAGCCTGTTCTGCCGCCCTGGCTTGAGTCATTCTTGCTGCCTGGACATACCGATCCCCATCCAGCAGGACATACCCAAGGCCGCCCACGGCAATCAGCACAAAAAGGCAACCAAACAGCCAGGGCAGCGCACTGCCTTGCAGCGTCGGTTCCCGATTGATCTCCGGCATCCTCTGCCCCTTGGCCCGCAGCATTCCCGCAGCGGGCGAGAATCGGTTGACGAGGCGCAGGCGACCGCCCGGCCTTCCGGGCGCTGCCTTGCGCGAAGCCGCCTGTAGCATGGCGCCCCCGCCCTGCCAAGAACCGGGGTTCGCGGCGCGCCCGCCGCCCAAAAAGTGCACCCGCGCCCCACGAAACTCTTGCGCGCGGGGCACCGAACGGATACGGTCCGTTTTCGCACCGAGGGGTTCCGGCGACAGGGGGGATATTGTCCGTTGACAGCGCCAACTCTCTGGACTATAGGCTCAATTCCTCGGCACGGGGCGGCATAGCCAAGTGGTAAGGCAGAGGTCTGCAAAACCTCCATTCTCCGGTTCAAATCCGGATGCCGCCTCCACGATGCGGGAGTAACTCAGTGGTAGAGTGCAACCTTGCCAAGGTTGAAGTCGCGAGTTCAAATCTCGTCTCCCGCTCCACATGACCAGGACGACGCCGGCGCGAGCCGGCGTTTTTTTTGGCCCGGGCCCGGCCCGGAAACGGAGGCACCGTGCAGACCACTGAGCCCATCTCCCTGGACGCGCCCCTGGACGAACTGCTGGACTACGCCGGACGGCGCTTCCAGGTGGCCTTCGAACCGGTGAGCGCGGCGGGCAGGACCCTGGAGGTCCTGCAGATCACCAACATGACCGAGTACGTGGAGCGCATCGCCGAGGCCGCAGCCCCCGGCCAGGGCGTGGAGCTGCCCTTCTGGGCCAAGGTCTGGCCCGCGTCCATGGTCCTGGCGCACCTGGCGGCCTCGCTGCCCGCCCCGCCCGACGCCGAGCTGCTGGAGATCGGGGCCGGGGTGGGCGTGTGCGGGCTGTTCGCCGCCGCTGCCGGGTTGCGCGTCACCATCACCGACATCAACCACGACGCCCTGGTGTTCGCGCGCATCAACGTGCTGCATAACGGGCTGGCCGACCGCACCCGGGTGCAGCGGGCCGACTTTTCCGCGGACCGCCTGGGGCGGCGCTTCGACATCATCGTCGGCGCCGAGGTGCTCTACATCGAGGCGCTGCACCGGGGGCTGGTCAAGTTCCTCGCCGCCCACCTGCACCCCCGCCCGGGGGCCCAGGCCCTGCTGGCCCGCAGCTACGAGCGCCGGGCCATGCGCTTCTTCAAGCTGGCCGAGGAAGACTTCACCATGAGCAACAAGACCGTGGGCTGCAAGGCGACGGACGGCGACGGCGACCCCGAGCGCCACCTGTGCGACATCGTGCGCCTCGTGCCCCGCAAGGTGGTGCCCCGATGATCACGCTGACCCATTGCGAGAAGACCTACGACAAGGACCAGGACAAGGCCGTGGCCCCGGAGGTCACGGTGGCGCGCGTGCGCGAAGCCCTGGGCCGCCACGGCGACGCCATCCTGGCCGAGACCCGGCGCATCGACACCGGGCGCCTGGGCATCCCGGTGTTCTTGTCCGTCACCGGGGCCGGGGCGCGCCGGGTCATGCCCACGCGCAAGCAGATGGGCAAGGGCGCCTCGCCCATCCAGGCCGAGGCTTCGGCGCTGATGGAGCTGGCCGAGCGCTTCAGCTACTTCACCTTCTGGGACCGGCGCGAGGGCTTCACCCAGGCCACCTGGTCCGAGGCCCAGGCCCTGTGGCCGGGGCGGGTCATGCCCCTGGCCGAGGTGCTGCGCGCCACGGGCGACGACCTGGACGAGGCCGACGCCATCCGCGTGCTCGACCTGCACCGCTGGGCCTTCTTCCCGGCGACGAACATCAGCGCCGGGCGCGAAGAGTACGTGCCCCTGGACCTGTTCAAGAAACTCAACGAATTCAACGGCTCAAGCGCCGGAAACACCCCCGAGGAATCCATCTTCCAAGGCGCGGCGGAGCTGGTGGAACGCCATGTGTGCGCCGTGACCGACCGCGCCCGGCCCGAAATGCCGACCATCGACCCGGCCTCGTGCACGGACCCCGTGCTGGCCGGGCTCGTCGAGCGCTTCACGGCCAACGGCATCCGCCTGTGGCTCAAGGACATGACCCTGGGCATGCCCGTGCCCACCGTGGCGGCCCTGGCCTACGACCCCGCGACCTTCCCGGCCACGAGCGAAATCGTCTACACCGCCGGGACGGCCTCCTCGCCGGAAAAGGCGGCCATCCGGGCCCTGACGGAAATCGCCCAGCTCGCCGGGGACTTCGAGACCGGCGCCAACTACGAGGCCTCGGGCCTGCCCAAGTACACCGAGCCCGGGCAGTTCGCCTGGCTGACCCGCGGGCCGCTGGTGCCCCTGTCCAGCCTGCCCTCGGTGGCCGAGCGCGACATCCTGCGCGAACTCAAGGCCCTGACCCGGGGGCTGGACTGCCTGGGGTTCACGCTCTACAGCGTGCCCACGACCTGCGCCGAGCTGGGCCAGCCCGCGCATTACAACTTCGTGCCGGGCTTCCAGTTCCGCGAGCGGACCCCGCGCGCCAGCCTGGGCATGTTCGTGGGCCGCGTGCTGGCCGAAGAGGCGCCCCACGCCGAGGCCGCCGCCGGGCTGGACGCCCTGGAGCGCATCTACCCCGGGGCGCATTTCCTGCCCCTGCACCGCGCCCTGCTGACCCTGCGCGGCGGGGACGCCGAGGCCGCCGCCCCGCTCTTCGCCCGGGCCGAACCCCTGCAGGACAACGACGAGGACCGCGCCCTGGCCGCCTTCTACCAGGCCTACGCCCTGACGCGCGGCGGCGGCTTCGTGGACGCCCTGCCGCATCTGGACCGGGCCGTGGCCCTGTGCCCCGAGGTCAAGGAGTACTTCAACCTGCGCGGGGTGGCCCGCTTCAAGGCCAAGGACTTCGAGGGCGCCGCCCAGGACTTCCGCGCCGCCCTGAACCTGGACAGCGGCTCGGCCATGGACCTGGCCAACCTGGGCCTGTGCCTGAAATTCCTGGGCCAGCGCCAGGAAGCCATACACTGCCTGGGCAGCGCCCTGGAACTGGACCCGTCCCTGGACTTCGCACGCACCCATCTCGAGGAGATCCTGGGTGCCTAACCCGCCGGAAGCCCTGGCAATCGCACCGCCCGCCAGGGCCCGGCTTTTTCCGACGGAACCCATTGACAAAAAAGCCCCGCAGTATTTAGTATCCCCTAACATTTTCGCCGGACACGTCCGGGGGAACTCCTGCGGGAGTTGAGCAGCGGAAGCTGCTTATCCAATAGGAAGCCCGGGTCCGCCCGGGAGCGGCGCCCGGCTTGGCCGCGAGCCGCCCAGGCATCAAACCATCCAAGGAGGACGATCATGGCCACTGTCGAATTCAAGGGCAAATCTTTCGACATCGACGAAGACGGTTTCCTTCAGAAGTTCGAGGACTGGAACCCCGAGTGGGTGGAGTACGTGAAGGAGTCCGAGGGCATCAAGGAGCTGACCGACGAGCACAACAAGGTCATCGAGTTCCTGCAGGACTACTACAAGAAGAACGGCATCGCCCCGATGGTGCGCATCCTCTCCAAGGTGACCGGCTTCAAGCTGAAGCACATCTACGAGCTGTTCCCCTCCGGCCCCGGCAAGGGCGCCTGCAAAATGGCCGGCCTGCCCAAGCCCACCGGCTGCGTGTAAGCCTCACGGCTCCAAGCGCGACCATTCAGGGCGGAAGCTTCGGCTTCCGCCCTTTCTTTTGCCCGCAAGCGGCCCGCCCGCCATTCCGGCACCCGTCCACCGCCGCCCGGCCCGCCCGGCGGTGGCGCCCCGCGCAGCGCAGGCCAAGTCCACCCGCCCGGACCGGGCCGGGCAGAGGGGCCTCCTCACGGGTGGCGCCGGCCTGCCATTCCCGTGCTGCGCCCCGGCCTGCCGTCTTTCTCCCCGGCCTGCCCCGCCTGCCGCGCCCCGCGCGTCCGGGAAGGCTCCCGGCTGGACCGGCAACGGATGACAGAGGCCCCCTGTCCACCCGGGCCCTGCCGTCCCCGCGCACCCGGCAACGGGCCCGGGCCCAAACCACAACGGATGCAGCGCCCCTGGAGTGGTGCCTGCTTGCCATTTCTGCGCGCTCCCCGGCCTGCCGTCTTTCTCCCTGGCCTGCCCGCCTGCCGCACCCCGCGCGCCCGGGAAATACCCGGTTGGACCGGCACAGGGCGGCACCCGCCGCCCAGGGCGCGCCACCGCCTGAAGCGGCACCCGCCACACCCCCCGCCTGTCGGCCCCGTGCCCGGCGCCGGGATTGCGGGCTGCCCCGGCCCGTCATCCATCCGCCCGCATCCTCCTCTTTCCTGTTGACAATGATTTTCATTTTCATTTATGACTGCTCCATCGCAGCACCCCCCGCCGCCACAGCGGCAAGGAGCACGTCATGCAGCAGAAAAACATCTGGGAACTCGAAGACTTCCAATGCCCGGTCATCGGCACCTGCCTGACCATGGGCGACCTGCGCACCGGGGCCCGGCAACTGGGCATGCGCTTCCACCCCGGGGCCAGCGATTTCGACATCCACTGCTGGTTCGTCAGCCAGGCCAAGTGCCCCGGCAAGGCCGCCCGCTGGCTCCAGAAACTGCTCAACAAGAAACACCGCCGCAGCCTGGCGCTGTTCCGCAAATGCACGGACGACGACGCCCTGCTGGCCCTGTGGCGCGAGCACTCGGGCGCGGGCGACATCCCCGGGCCCTTCTGGGCGGTGATGAGCCACCCCGGGGCCTCCCCGGGGCTGATCTCCGAAGTTTTCGGCGAGGTGCACATGCTCTCGCACCTGCTGGGCGCCGCCAACCGCGCGGACCTGCGCCGCCTGGACGAGCTGGAACGGCGCAACCAGCTCCTGGCCGAGGCCCTGGAGGAACGCAAGACCCGCCTGCGCGAGGCCGCCGCCGTCTGGAAGGCGCGCAACCGCAGGCTGGAGCGCGACCTGGAGGACGAACGCCGCCGCCGCGCCGAGGCCGAGGGTGAGCGCGTGAGCCTGCGCCAGGCCCTGGAAACCACCGCCGTGGCCGCCCTGCGCACCGAGCGCGACGCCCTGGCCGGGCACCTGGACGCCACCCGCCGCAGGCAGGACGAGGCCGAGCGCACCGTGCTGCGCCAGGCCGCGCAGATCGAGGACCTGCTGCGCGAGCTGCGCCAGGCCCGCGGCGCCCTGGCCGAGCGCGACAACACCATCGCCGCCCTGGAAAACGTGCTGGCCGCCCAGATGCCCGACGCCCTGCCCGGTCCGGACGCCTGCCCCCGGGGCTGCGACGGCGCCTGCGGCCAGGGCTGCGGCCTGGGCTGCGGCAAGCTGCGCGGCAAGTGCGTGCTCTACGTGGGCGGGCGCTGCAACCTCATGGCCCACTACAAGGCCCTGGCCAGCCGCTACGGCTGCGAACTGCTGCACCACGACGGCGGCCTGGAACAGTCGCCCGGGCACCTGCACCAGCTCCTGGCCCGGGCCGACGCCGTGGTCTGCCCCCTGGACTGCGTGAGCCACGAGGCCACCACCCTGGTCAAGCGCGCCTGCAAGGGCTTCATGAAACCGCTGCTGCTGGCTGGCTCCTCGGGCATCGGCGGCCTGGCGCGCTGCCTGGACGAGCTGGAGCGCGCGGTGCAATAACGGCGCCGGGGGGGCGCCGGGCCGCCTGCGGGCTTGACCGCGCCCGGCCTCCGGCTTATTCCCCCAGGCCATGGCACTGCTCGGCGCGACCAACCTGACCATGTCCTTCGGCGGCCCCCGCCTGCTGGACGGCGTGTCCTTCCAGATCGAGGAAGGCCAGCGGGTCTGCCTCGTGGGCCGCAACGGCGAGGGCAAGTCCACGCTGCTGCGGCTGCTCTCCGGCGACCTCGTGCCCGATGGCGGCGAAGTGGTCCGCTCGGCCGGGGTGGCCGTGGCCCGGCTGTCGCAGAAGGTGCCCGAGGCGCTCACCGGCCCGGTGTACGACGTGGTCACCGCCGGGCTGGGCGACATGGGCCGCGCCCTGGCCGCCTACCACCACGCCAGCCGCCAGGCCCGCGACGCCGATGGCCTGGCCCGCCTGGCCGAGATGGAGGCGGCCCTGGAACGCCAGGGCGGCTGGGAGGCCCTGCCCGCCATCGACGCCGTCATCGCCCGCCTGAGCCTGGACCCCGCCGCGCCCTTCGAGACCCTTTCGGGCGGGCTCAAGCGCCGGGCCCTGCTGGCCCGGGCCCTGGTGGGCAGCCCCGACGTGCTGCTGCTGGACGAACCCACCAACCATCTGGACATCGACTCCATCGCCTGGCTGGAGGAGTACCTGCCGCGCCATGTGCGCACCCTGGTCTTCATCACCCACGACCGGGCCTTTCTGCGCCGCGTGGCCACGCGCATCCTCGAACTGGACCGCGGCCGCCTCACGGACTGGCAGTGCGGCTACGACACCTACCTGGAGCGCAAGCAGGCCCTGCTGGACGCCGAGGCCCGCCACAACGCCGAGTTCGACAAGAAGCTGGCCCGCGAGGAGGCCTGGATCCGCCAGGGCATCAAGGCCCGGCGCACGCGCAACGAGGGCCGCGTGCGCGCGCTCATGACCCTGCGCGAAGAGCGCCGCGCCCGGCGCGAGCGCGTGGGCCGCGCGGCCATGGCCATCCAGGAGGCCCAGCGCTCGGGGCGCGTAGTTGCCGAGGCCAAGGACGTGGCCTTTACCTGGGGCCACGACGCGCCCGTGTTCCAGGGCCTGTGCACGACCATCCTGCGCGGCGACCGCGTGGGGTTCATTGGCCCCAACGGCGCGGGCAAGACCACCCTGCTCCAGGTGCTGCTGGGCCGCCTGGCGCCGACCTCCGGCCAGGTGCGCCTGGGCACCGGCCTGGAAATCGCCTACTTCGACCAGCACCGCGAGGAGCTGGACCCCCAGGCCACCGTGCGCCACGCCGTGGCGGGCGGCAGCGACACCGTGACCGTGGGCGGGCGCGACCGCCACGTCAT
This window encodes:
- a CDS encoding ATP-binding cassette domain-containing protein translates to MALLGATNLTMSFGGPRLLDGVSFQIEEGQRVCLVGRNGEGKSTLLRLLSGDLVPDGGEVVRSAGVAVARLSQKVPEALTGPVYDVVTAGLGDMGRALAAYHHASRQARDADGLARLAEMEAALERQGGWEALPAIDAVIARLSLDPAAPFETLSGGLKRRALLARALVGSPDVLLLDEPTNHLDIDSIAWLEEYLPRHVRTLVFITHDRAFLRRVATRILELDRGRLTDWQCGYDTYLERKQALLDAEARHNAEFDKKLAREEAWIRQGIKARRTRNEGRVRALMTLREERRARRERVGRAAMAIQEAQRSGRVVAEAKDVAFTWGHDAPVFQGLCTTILRGDRVGFIGPNGAGKTTLLQVLLGRLAPTSGQVRLGTGLEIAYFDQHREELDPQATVRHAVAGGSDTVTVGGRDRHVMGYLADFLFPPERAMSPVSVLSGGERNRLLLARLFTRPSNLLVMDEPTNDLDAETLELLEERLMEYQGTVLVVSHDRAFLNNVVTSTLALEGGGRVAEYVGGYDDWLRQRPAPPAPEPRPAAAPRPEPPQSAPRKLGFKEQRHMAELAAELEALPARIEALERAVAAAGERLADPALYKGPAEAAAAARQELARAEAELAAAFGRWEQAEAELAAYAARA